The following are encoded together in the Zingiber officinale cultivar Zhangliang chromosome 8A, Zo_v1.1, whole genome shotgun sequence genome:
- the LOC122009976 gene encoding serine-rich adhesin for platelets-like, producing MDSEALLADHQPTDGIVEEKNTVKEKRLNGEESKDEENAAIAEAERLDADRVVLQEAVIYCSKMPNSTSEKECRKEEAIKEVDSFSEVVETTNKTIEMIKDHKNGELEVPLEIAEVAAANGEVESPPVESNNANSAAGDAEGISEQVVVIPTESSSTASATSDVAIAVETREIEAKLEDLTDSVSVKITDDIEVVADEVEKQVSITLAADSSSTEIAEESREVEAEAEAEQQVSSDSRIANSDVEKQVLNESSNAASATSFAEEAKEAETKIEEEKKEAIEVEELEEDVTAEKTGEEVETETKEVTLSVLTTEEIRNTEDKSVDDQKEAAIEVQEQAPSDSSTSTLSNGKRLESKLIDDEQEVPADAEQKIQSNESAGVEEAKIDDGKTEVEQQFPSDSTNADDNQEVPIEAEKHVATEASDVTSIVVTSDEVGSTEARIMEDEKEAEIEVQEQVPSGSSTSTPTDRISEETQKVEPKFVDEEEVVRAEDEKQIPEFTEIGAKVEVEQQFPSDSGGTTSATGITEKSREIEDELADDCKEVITEAEKQVTSGNSNATLAFATAAEVGETEAKIEDDEKEAATEVQEQVQIDSDTFTSANRIAQETKRLESKLIDDDQEVQEEAKKQISSEESSDVRVKIDDGKTEVEPGVEQQFPSDSLSPTSVIVVAERSGEIEAEFADDNKEVKTEVEKQVATETNDVASAVVTADEVRNTETKIDDDEKGDLTEAQEQVPSVSSTSTSADRIAEETKRLESELIDEDKAVLNDSTSAISTPDEFIETKAKIESDEEGAVIEVGEQVSSNSRTSANRTDEVKLADDNQEVVVNAEEQVLIESSRDIFVVAGVEENKEIDAKFKDNKQEEEAAEVRKQELNLQGNEADAANGNERVLAKEETENAAIDGNSDNSNVTEPNTINLVQEDAGTDHTSVVQTAVEISQPEVEVETNKIDSGSFSELPTREEEPNASAEGVDKKDNILEDKAFMDNLNDVNTISQVPRSNDQSQTDAKDINIEISQEDKITLVESSKNLDCSTETNDEFEGKESSEGIEIAEGEKEDILKVGKVILDEDSKHSHAPDITESSNKIEKFEVAKEKCEDSENNSTITNEDETTKSAGENADASGNLSVENKTYEDKEEKQSKDESVNKDYVEAPKDIDVKEEIATAVSAFVDADNKKESEKTIDESLSPKSADLVKLEEEVPKESAPAKSSPRRSNNIISKVKHQIVKAKKAIMGKSPSSKAMSPKSKEEIK from the exons ATGGATTCTGAAGCTTTGCTTGCAGATCATCAACCAACTGATGGG ATTGTTGAGGAGAAAAACACTGTCAAAGAGAAACGCTTGAATGGAGAAGAGTCCAAAGACGAGGAGAATGCAGCCATTGCCGAAGCTGAAAGATTAGATGCCGATCGAGTAGTTCTTCAAGAAGCAGTCATTTATTGTTCTAAAATGCCAAATTCAACATCAGAAAAAGAGTGCAGAAAAGAAGAGGCAATTAAAGAGGTTGATTCCTTCAGTGAAGTTGTTGAGACTACAAATAAGACTATAGAGATGATCAAGGACCACAAGAATGGCGAGCTCGAGGTGCCATTGGAGATTGCAGAAGTTGCCGCTGCCAATGGCGAGGTCGAGTCTCCTCCGGTCGAGTCGAACAATGCTAATTCAGCTGCCGGAGATGCTGAGGGGATCTCTGAGCAAGTAGTGGTGATTCCAACTGAGTCGAGTAGCACTGCGTCTGCTACTTCAGATGTTGCAATTGCTGTGGAGACAAgagaaatagaagctaaacttgAAGATCTAACAGATTCTGTTAGTGTTAAAATTACTGACGATATCGAAGTAGTTGCAGATGAAGTCGAAAAACAAGTTTCAATCACACTAGCGGCTGATTCTTCATCTACTGAAATTGCTGAAGAATCAAGAGAGGTAGAAGCTGAAGCTGAAGCTGAGCAACAAGTTTCAAGTGATTCCAGAATAGCTAATTCAGATGTCGAAAAACAAGTTCTAAACGAGTCCAGTAATGCTGCTTCAGCTACCTCTTTTGCCGAGGAAGCTAAAGAGGCAGAAACTAAAATcgaagaagagaaaaaagaagCAATAGAAGTTGAAGAACTAGAAGAAGATGTGACTGCtgagaaaacaggagaagaagtcGAAACTGAGACTAAAGAGGTTACTTTATCTGTTCTAACTACTGAAGAAATCAGAAACACTGAAGATAAAAGTGTGGATGATCAGAAAGAAGCAGCAATAGAAGTTCAAGAACAGGCTCCAAGTGATTCTAGTACTTCCACTCTAAGTAATGGTAAAAGGCTGGAATCAAAGCTTATAGACGATGAACAAGAGGTACCAGCAGACGCCGAGCAAAAAATTCAGAGCAACGAATCTGCAGGGGTAGAAGAAGCTAAAATTGATGATGGTAAGACAGAAGTGGAACAACAATTTCCAAGTGATTCCACCAATGCAGATGACAACCAGGAAGTGCCAATAGAAGCTGAAAAACATGTTGCAACTGAGGCTAGTGATGTTACTTCGATTGTTGTTACTTCTGATGAAGTCGGAAGCACTGAAGCGAGAATTATGGAAGATGAGAAAGAAGCAGAAATAGAAGTTCAAGAACAAGTTCCAAGTGGTTCTAGCACTTCCACTCCGACTGACAGAATCAGTGAGGAAACCCAGAAGGTAGAACCTAAGTTTGTAGATGAAGAGGAAGTGGTGCGAGCCGAAGATGAAAAGCAAATTCCAGAATTTACAGAGATAGGAGCTAAAGTTGAAGTTGAGCAGCAATTTCCAAGCGATTCCGGTGGTACTACTTCTGCTACTGGAATTACAGAGAAATCTCGGGAGATAGAAGATGAACTTGCAGACGACTGCAAGGAAGTAATAACAGAAGCTGAAAAGCAAGTTACAAGTGGGAATAGCAATGCTACTTTAGCTTTTGCTACTGCTGCTGAAGTCGGAGAAACTGAAGCTAAAATTGAAGATGATGAGAAGGAAGCAGCAACAGAAGTTCAAGAACAGGTTCAAATTGATTCTGATACTTTCACTTCGGCTAACCGAATTGCCCAGGAAACTAAAAGGCTAGAATCTAAGCTTATAGATGATGATCAAGAGGTGCAGGAAGAAGCCAAGAAACAAATTTCAAGTGAGGAATCCTCGGATGTTAGAGTGAAAATTGACGATGGTAAGACTGAAGTAGAACCAGGAGTTGAACAACAATTTCCAAGTGATTCATTAAGTCCTACTTCAGTTATTGTAGTTGCTGAAAGATCAGGAGAGATTGAAGCTGAGTTTGCAGATGACAACAAAGAAGTGAAAACAGAAGTAGAAAAACAAGTTGCAACTGAAACTAATGACGTCGCTTCAGCTGTTGTTACTGCAGATGAAGTCAGAAATACTGAAACTAAAATTGACGACGATGAGAAAGGAGATCTAACGGAGGCTCAAGAACAAGTTCCGAGTGTTTCTAGTACTTCAACTTCAGCTGATAGAATTGCTGAGGAAACTAAAAGGTTAGAATCTGAGCTTATTGATGAAGACAAAGCGGTGCTGAATGATTCTACTTCTGCCATTTCTACTCCTGATGAATTCATAGAGACCAAGGCTAAAATTGAAAGTGACGAGGAAGGTGCAGTGATAGAAGTTGGAGAACAAGTTTCAAGTAATTCCAGAACTTCAGCTAACAGAACTGATGAAGTCAAACTTGCAGATGATAATCAAGAAGTAGTGGTGAATGCTGAAGAGCAAGTTCTAATTGAATCTAGCAGAGATATTTTTGTTGTTGCAGGTGTTGAAGAGAATAAAGAGATAGATGCCAAGTTTAAAGATaataagcaagaagaagaagctgcaGAAGTTAGAAAGCAAGAACTGAATCTTCAGGGAAATGAAGCTGATGCTGCAAATGGCAATGAACGAGTTTTAGCCAAGGAAGAAACGGAGAATGCAGCCATTGACGGCAACTCAGACAATTCAAATGTCACTGAGCCAAACACTATAAATCTGGTACAAGAAGATGCAGGTACTGATCACACTTCAGTTGTACAAACCGCAGTCGAGATCTCACAACCAGAAGTTGAGGTTGAAACAAACAAGATTGATTCTGGTTCTTTCTCTGAATTACCGACCAGAGAAGAAGAGCCTAATGCGAGTGCTGAAGGTGTTGACAAGAAAGATAACATTTTAGAAGATAAGGCATTCATGGATAACCTAAATGATGTTAATACGATCAGTCAAGTTCCCCGAAGCAATGATCAGTCACAAACAGATGCGAAAGACATCAATATTGAGATCTCGCAAGAAGATAAAATCACTTTGGTGGAGTCTTCAAAAAATCTTGATTGTAGTACTGAGACTAATGATGAATTTGAAGGAAAGGAAAGTTCAGAAGGCATTGAAATAGCAGAGGGTGAAAAGGAGGATATTTTGAAAGTTGGCAAAGTGATCTTGGATGAAGACTCAAAACATTCTCATGCTCCTGACATTACTGAATCCTCAAACAAGATTGAGAAATTTGAAGTTGCCAAAGAGAAGTGTGAAGACTCAGAAAACAACAGTACAATTACTAATGAAGATGAAACAACTAAATCAGCTGGTGAAAATGCTGATGCTTCAGGTAATTTGTCTGTGGAAAATAAAACATATGAGGATAAAGAAGAAAAGCAAAGCAAAGATGAAAGTGTCAACAAAGACTATGTCGAAGCTCCAAAAGATATTGATGTTAAAGAGGAGATTGCAACTGCTGTTTCTGCATTTGTGGATGCTGACAACAAAAAAGAAAGTGAAAAAACTATTGATGAAAGCTTGTCTCCAAAATCTGCTGATCTTgtaaagctagaggaagaagttccTAAAGAGAGTGCTCCTGCTAAGTCCTCTCCGCGTCGTTCAAACAACATAATATCAAAGGTCAAGCACCAAATTGTCAAAGCAAAGAAGGCAATCATGGGGAAATCACCAAGTTCAAAAGCCATGTCACCGAAGAGCAAAGAAGAAATCAAATAG